One stretch of Natronobacterium gregoryi SP2 DNA includes these proteins:
- the dapA gene encoding 4-hydroxy-tetrahydrodipicolinate synthase, translating into MTHDIDLSGVFPAMCTPFDEAERIDFETLQEETRRLEAAGVDGLVPVGSTGESATLSHDEHIQVVEAVIDAVDDVPVVAGAGSNNTREALELSERAADAGADALLLISPYYNKPEQQGLIDHYETIADAVDLPQIVYNVPSRTGRSIDADTAVSLASHENIAGYKAASGDLGLIGEIAERTRDEEFAVLSGDDALTLPAISVGGTGAISVAANVEPKRTCAMVGAALEGDYARAQELHHELGPLFRELFVETNPIPAKEAMEIRGYGPARLRSPLTRLSEEHRDHLEAVLADLETESPALADGGPEGNR; encoded by the coding sequence ATGACACACGACATCGACCTTTCGGGCGTCTTCCCAGCAATGTGTACGCCCTTCGACGAAGCGGAACGCATCGACTTCGAAACGCTCCAGGAAGAGACACGGCGACTCGAGGCCGCCGGCGTCGACGGACTCGTTCCCGTCGGCTCCACGGGTGAGTCAGCGACGCTGTCCCACGACGAACACATCCAGGTCGTCGAGGCGGTCATCGACGCCGTCGACGACGTGCCCGTCGTCGCGGGCGCTGGTTCGAACAACACTCGCGAGGCACTCGAGTTGTCCGAACGCGCCGCCGACGCTGGTGCCGACGCACTGCTTCTCATCTCGCCGTACTACAACAAGCCCGAACAGCAGGGGCTGATCGACCACTACGAGACGATCGCGGATGCCGTCGACCTGCCACAGATCGTCTACAACGTCCCCTCGCGGACGGGACGCTCGATCGACGCCGACACCGCCGTTTCCCTCGCCAGCCACGAAAATATCGCGGGCTACAAGGCCGCGAGCGGCGACCTCGGGTTGATCGGGGAGATCGCCGAACGCACCCGCGACGAAGAGTTCGCCGTCCTCTCGGGCGACGACGCACTCACGCTGCCGGCCATCTCCGTCGGCGGCACCGGCGCGATCAGCGTCGCGGCGAACGTCGAGCCCAAACGGACCTGTGCGATGGTCGGCGCGGCACTCGAGGGTGACTACGCCCGCGCCCAGGAACTCCACCATGAACTCGGTCCGCTGTTCCGGGAACTGTTCGTCGAGACCAACCCGATCCCGGCCAAGGAGGCCATGGAGATTCGTGGCTACGGCCCCGCCCGCCTGCGCTCGCCGCTCACCCGGCTCTCGGAGGAACACCGCGACCACCTCGAGGCGGTTCTCGCCGACCTCGAGACGGAGTCGCCCGCGCTCGCGGACGGCGGTCCGGAGGGTAATCGATGA
- the dapB gene encoding 4-hydroxy-tetrahydrodipicolinate reductase: MTVRIAVTGATGRMGREVAAAVEDHEDAEVAFAVTRDPDGERIKGVPLEPAAEFDALLAADDPDAVVDFTGPESALEYARACVEADADVAFVTGTTGFNDEEFDRLEETGESIPLLHAPNFARGVQALVNVVGQAVRNLPGYDVELVETHHNGKRDAPSGTANRLLSEIEDNGEFAGRNHGREGEKPREEGEIGVHALRAGNVTGEHEVVLAGNDEELRLTHRAEDRGVFAAGAVDAAVWIAGQKAGRYEFADVIDE, translated from the coding sequence ATGACCGTCAGGATCGCCGTCACCGGTGCGACCGGCCGGATGGGACGCGAGGTCGCCGCCGCCGTCGAGGATCACGAGGACGCCGAGGTCGCGTTCGCGGTCACCCGTGATCCGGACGGCGAGCGCATCAAGGGCGTTCCCCTCGAGCCGGCAGCAGAGTTCGACGCCCTGCTCGCCGCAGACGACCCCGACGCCGTCGTCGATTTCACGGGTCCCGAATCCGCGCTCGAGTACGCTCGCGCCTGCGTCGAGGCCGACGCGGACGTCGCCTTCGTGACGGGGACGACCGGGTTCAACGACGAGGAGTTCGACCGACTCGAGGAGACCGGCGAGTCGATCCCGCTCTTGCACGCGCCGAACTTCGCACGCGGCGTCCAGGCGCTGGTCAACGTCGTCGGGCAGGCGGTCCGGAACCTGCCGGGATACGATGTCGAACTGGTCGAGACCCACCACAACGGCAAGCGCGACGCTCCCAGCGGAACCGCCAACCGACTGCTCTCCGAGATCGAGGACAACGGCGAGTTCGCCGGCCGAAATCACGGCCGCGAGGGAGAAAAACCCCGCGAGGAAGGCGAGATCGGTGTCCACGCCCTGCGGGCCGGAAACGTCACCGGCGAACACGAGGTCGTCCTCGCGGGCAACGACGAGGAACTCCGGCTGACCCACCGCGCCGAGGATCGCGGCGTGTTCGCGGCTGGCGCGGTCGATGCGGCAGTCTGGATCGCTGGACAGAAGGCAGGCCGATACGAGTTTGCGGACGTGATCGACGAATGA